From one Halosimplex rubrum genomic stretch:
- a CDS encoding winged helix-turn-helix domain-containing protein has protein sequence MADESAPSPDDTSLTAVLEALDDPDCRAILRETAEPMTATELADACEIPKSTLYRKLELLGSAALLRERDVINPEGGRTTRYERDFDNVLISMNEDDTFSVTVDRPQRTADQRLADIWSTMGDEL, from the coding sequence ATGGCGGACGAGTCAGCGCCGTCGCCCGACGACACGTCCCTGACGGCCGTGCTCGAGGCGCTGGACGACCCCGACTGCCGGGCGATACTCCGGGAGACTGCCGAACCCATGACCGCAACAGAACTCGCCGACGCCTGCGAGATCCCGAAATCGACGCTGTATCGCAAGCTCGAACTCCTCGGCTCGGCGGCGCTGCTCCGGGAGCGCGACGTCATCAACCCGGAGGGGGGCCGAACGACGAGATACGAACGCGACTTCGACAACGTACTGATCTCGATGAACGAGGACGACACCTTCTCGGTGACGGTCGACCGACCGCAGCGGACCGCCGACCAGCGGCTCGCGGACATCTGGTCGACGATGGGGGACGAACTGTGA
- a CDS encoding transcription initiation factor IIB: MTQTRYDSDDGQVRQPDTTTDAVAARSCPECDGRVVEHEDRGEATCAECGLVLDEDAIDRGPEWRSFDDGDRGEKSRVGAPTTELMHDRGLSTNIGWQNRDAYGETLSSNQRQKMQRLRTWNERFRAKDAQERNLKQAFGEIDRMASALDLSEPVRETAGVLYRRAVEAELLPGRSIEGMATASLYAATRQHGAPRRVTEFADVSRVRKKRVQRAYRYVKQELGLAIEPEDPTRYVPQFASSLDVSDEAERMARELLDVAKRTGAHSGKSPAGLAAAAIYAAANLTNEKLTQADVSSVADVSRVTIRDRYQELLDIYAAREA; encoded by the coding sequence ATGACTCAGACACGGTACGATTCCGACGACGGACAGGTACGGCAGCCCGACACGACGACCGACGCGGTCGCCGCGCGGTCGTGTCCGGAGTGCGACGGGCGAGTCGTCGAACACGAGGACCGCGGCGAAGCGACCTGTGCGGAGTGCGGGCTCGTGCTCGACGAGGACGCCATCGACCGCGGGCCCGAGTGGCGCTCGTTCGACGACGGCGACCGCGGCGAGAAGAGCCGGGTCGGCGCGCCGACGACCGAGCTCATGCACGACAGGGGGCTCAGCACGAACATCGGCTGGCAGAACAGGGACGCCTACGGCGAGACGCTGTCGTCGAACCAGCGCCAGAAGATGCAGCGGTTGCGCACCTGGAACGAGCGGTTCCGGGCGAAGGACGCTCAGGAGCGCAACCTCAAGCAGGCGTTCGGCGAGATCGACCGGATGGCCTCGGCGCTGGACCTCTCGGAGCCGGTCCGCGAGACCGCGGGCGTCCTCTACCGGCGCGCGGTCGAGGCGGAGTTACTTCCGGGGCGGTCCATCGAGGGGATGGCCACGGCGTCGCTGTACGCCGCCACGCGCCAGCACGGGGCGCCTCGACGGGTGACCGAGTTCGCCGACGTGAGTCGCGTCCGGAAAAAGCGCGTCCAGCGGGCGTACCGCTACGTCAAGCAGGAACTCGGGCTGGCCATCGAGCCCGAAGACCCGACGCGGTACGTCCCCCAGTTCGCGTCGTCGCTCGACGTCAGCGACGAGGCCGAGCGAATGGCCAGGGAGCTGCTCGACGTGGCGAAACGGACGGGCGCTCACAGCGGCAAGAGCCCCGCGGGGCTGGCGGCGGCGGCCATCTACGCCGCGGCGAACCTGACCAACGAGAAGCTCACGCAGGCTGACGTGAGTTCCGTCGCGGACGTGAGCCGGGTGACGATCCGGGACCGCTACCAGGAGCTGCTCGACATCTACGCCGCCCGAGAGGCGTGA
- a CDS encoding glycosyltransferase family 4 protein: MHVLAATNNLYPDPSATGSGRYNYEVGRRLAERGHTVSVITRQRGGSPARERVAGMDVYRYGASIARLPATMRTIEGLVESVRAREPVDLVSFHGALSSFGVDRATPEAVPRTYTVHGLWGVEYRDRLVDPSPWAAPYHWLNRTLRHRVEGRVLRRSDAAVVLSEFQRGRVRDHHPNAPPVRVVPGGVDVERFAPLDGPAPETVGDEAISFLTVRRLTPRMGLETLLDAFARVVDDGLDAHLYVGGDGPLREDLAARAERLGVASAVTFLGYVPEDDLPGLYAGADAFVLPTLELEGFGLATLEALASGTPVVGTTAGATPEILGPLADRPGIPAPLLVPPGETGALAEGLTAWAGLTPAERATAGEVCRSYVLESDYTWESVTDRLAALFADVRG; the protein is encoded by the coding sequence ATGCACGTCCTCGCGGCGACGAACAACCTCTATCCGGACCCGTCGGCGACGGGGTCGGGCCGGTACAACTACGAGGTCGGTCGTCGGCTCGCCGAGCGGGGACACACCGTCTCAGTGATCACCAGACAGCGCGGCGGTTCGCCGGCGCGCGAGCGGGTCGCCGGGATGGACGTGTACCGCTACGGCGCGTCGATCGCGCGACTGCCGGCGACGATGCGGACGATCGAGGGGCTCGTCGAGTCGGTCCGGGCGAGAGAGCCGGTCGACCTGGTGAGTTTCCACGGCGCGTTGAGCTCGTTCGGCGTCGACCGAGCGACGCCCGAGGCGGTCCCGCGGACGTACACGGTCCACGGGCTGTGGGGCGTCGAGTACCGCGACCGGCTGGTCGACCCGAGTCCGTGGGCCGCACCGTACCACTGGCTCAACCGGACGCTCCGTCACCGAGTCGAGGGACGCGTACTCCGCCGCAGCGACGCGGCGGTCGTGCTGAGCGAGTTTCAGCGCGGGCGGGTCCGCGACCACCACCCGAACGCGCCGCCCGTGCGCGTCGTCCCGGGCGGCGTCGACGTCGAGCGGTTCGCGCCGCTGGACGGACCCGCTCCCGAGACCGTCGGCGACGAAGCGATCTCGTTTCTCACGGTACGGCGGCTCACGCCGCGCATGGGACTGGAGACGCTGCTCGACGCCTTCGCGCGGGTGGTCGACGACGGGCTCGACGCCCACCTGTACGTCGGTGGCGACGGGCCGCTCCGGGAGGACCTGGCGGCGCGGGCCGAGCGACTCGGCGTCGCGTCGGCGGTGACCTTCCTCGGCTACGTCCCCGAGGACGACCTGCCGGGGCTGTACGCCGGCGCGGACGCGTTCGTCCTGCCGACGCTGGAACTCGAGGGGTTCGGGCTCGCGACGCTGGAGGCGCTGGCGTCGGGGACGCCCGTGGTCGGGACGACCGCGGGGGCGACGCCGGAGATCCTCGGCCCGCTGGCCGACCGACCCGGGATCCCGGCGCCGCTGCTGGTCCCGCCGGGCGAGACCGGCGCGCTCGCCGAGGGGCTGACCGCCTGGGCCGGGTTGACCCCGGCCGAGCGAGCGACCGCGGGCGAGGTCTGTCGGTCGTACGTGCTGGAGAGCGACTACACCTGGGAATCGGTGACCGACCGGCTGGCGGCGCTGTTCGCGGACGTTCGCGGGTAG
- a CDS encoding M20 family metallopeptidase: MRPQGDVRELARELVSIPSHDSEAAAGDRIESWLREHTDAAVARDDAGGTERGGNVIARRGAGETSLALVGHHDVVPPDDPQVDDGEYVVRAERADGERADRRLYGRGSADMKGAVAAALCAFRDAEPPAGVELVVASFVGEELGGIGAQAAIDDGFAPDYAVVGEGSTGYSAPGVTDVAVAHKGRRGSTLVAEGRAAHASETESGVNAIYRATDAVDAVRELPFPTTEVLGHELSGSVAVTEIDGGSAWNVIPERCEVTVDERTVPGERAPLDRAESVEGVTWTVDQDLPPMACDDAAFAEAVLAAARDAHETEGEAASGDGVTAPNEDAAAPGEGDPEQVVKPHATDAGWLADAGTTCVVCGPSEPGEAHTATESVSLPVLDRCYRIYRGVAESWSV, from the coding sequence ATGAGACCGCAAGGAGACGTGCGCGAGCTCGCTCGGGAGCTCGTCTCGATCCCCAGTCACGACTCGGAGGCCGCGGCGGGCGACCGGATCGAGTCCTGGCTGCGCGAGCACACCGACGCCGCGGTCGCCCGCGACGACGCCGGCGGGACCGAGCGCGGCGGGAACGTGATCGCCCGGAGAGGCGCCGGCGAGACATCGCTGGCGCTGGTCGGCCATCACGACGTGGTCCCGCCGGACGACCCCCAGGTCGACGACGGCGAGTACGTGGTACGAGCGGAGCGGGCCGACGGCGAACGGGCGGACCGCCGCCTCTACGGCCGGGGGAGCGCGGACATGAAAGGCGCCGTCGCGGCCGCGCTGTGTGCGTTCCGCGACGCCGAACCGCCCGCGGGGGTCGAACTCGTCGTCGCCTCGTTCGTCGGCGAGGAACTCGGGGGGATCGGCGCGCAGGCGGCCATCGACGACGGGTTCGCGCCCGACTACGCCGTCGTCGGCGAGGGGTCGACCGGCTACTCGGCCCCGGGGGTCACGGACGTGGCCGTCGCCCACAAGGGTCGACGGGGGTCGACGCTCGTCGCCGAGGGCAGGGCCGCCCACGCCAGCGAGACCGAGTCCGGCGTCAACGCCATCTACCGCGCGACCGACGCCGTCGACGCGGTCCGCGAGCTCCCCTTCCCCACCACCGAGGTGCTGGGCCACGAACTCTCGGGAAGCGTCGCGGTCACGGAGATCGACGGCGGGTCGGCCTGGAACGTGATCCCCGAGCGCTGCGAGGTGACCGTCGACGAGCGGACGGTACCCGGCGAGCGCGCGCCGCTGGACCGCGCGGAGTCGGTCGAGGGCGTCACCTGGACGGTCGACCAGGACCTCCCGCCGATGGCCTGCGACGACGCCGCCTTCGCCGAGGCGGTCCTGGCCGCGGCTCGGGACGCACACGAAACGGAAGGCGAAGCGGCGTCGGGCGACGGGGTGACCGCACCGAACGAGGACGCGGCAGCGCCCGGCGAGGGCGACCCCGAGCAGGTGGTCAAACCCCACGCCACCGACGCCGGGTGGCTCGCCGACGCCGGGACGACCTGCGTGGTCTGTGGCCCCTCCGAACCCGGCGAGGCCCACACCGCGACCGAGAGCGTCTCGCTCCCCGTCCTCGACCGCTGTTACCGGATCTACCGCGGCGTCGCCGAGTCCTGGAGCGTGTGA
- a CDS encoding DUF192 domain-containing protein — translation MRRRAFIAACVAAGVAGCRSDGATTDGGTDDGGAGPDTPTDRSDGTTPTGTPATGGTATATERSSPTGTPAGTATATASPTAAGTGTREAMFPDYETTGVRVTTPDGERLGSVTAAIADTYNLRVTGLSDTESLPEDWGMLFVYGSVGDRTYIMPDMDFGLDIVFADGEGAITEIHHAPEPGPNEDGADQEYPGRGQYVLEVNRGWTTERGVEVGDVLRFDL, via the coding sequence ATGCGACGCCGAGCGTTCATCGCCGCGTGTGTCGCCGCCGGGGTGGCCGGCTGTCGGAGCGACGGCGCGACGACCGACGGCGGGACCGACGACGGAGGGGCCGGACCGGACACGCCGACCGACCGGTCGGACGGGACGACACCGACGGGGACGCCCGCGACGGGGGGCACCGCGACGGCCACCGAGCGCTCGTCGCCGACCGGGACGCCGGCGGGGACCGCTACCGCGACGGCCTCGCCGACCGCGGCCGGCACCGGGACCCGCGAGGCGATGTTTCCCGACTACGAGACGACGGGCGTCCGGGTGACGACACCTGACGGGGAACGGTTGGGGTCGGTGACGGCCGCGATCGCCGACACCTACAACTTACGAGTGACCGGTCTGAGCGACACCGAATCGCTGCCCGAAGACTGGGGGATGCTGTTCGTCTACGGCTCCGTCGGAGACCGCACCTACATCATGCCGGACATGGACTTCGGGCTCGACATCGTCTTCGCCGACGGCGAGGGCGCGATCACCGAGATCCACCACGCCCCCGAGCCCGGCCCGAACGAGGACGGCGCGGACCAGGAGTACCCCGGTCGCGGCCAGTACGTGCTGGAGGTCAACCGGGGGTGGACCACCGAGCGCGGCGTCGAGGTCGGCGACGTGTTGCGATTCGACCTGTGA
- a CDS encoding archaellin/type IV pilin N-terminal domain-containing protein, with amino-acid sequence MTSNVEGRGQVGVGTLIVFIAMVLVAAIAAGVLINTTGFLQSKSETTGQQSADQVSDRLSVLSATGTVGPGGVRLVPKEEPSTLDLNGSDVTTNGGSDYPDYFEKGYQINEGQTLFLYIPHNGASGRLVVDGTQSQSYNSDTNIKIRFSEATGEKIQVKDVTNGEVINTVSPPVRMWAQISDDSALYLKEDKFIDTGNSDGSNEVVIRDPDQDESYVGWTIEKPTANVTVPETTEHVGAAIRNASVTVRRSPGSNQIDLRNLTIHYISDTTSARLVYGDDQAASRNFSVTPLSDNGPVLDDTERVVLNVNITAIEGENIRGLRPGTTVDLLLVTQQGAKTRVALTVPETLSGEVSVTL; translated from the coding sequence ATGACTTCCAATGTTGAGGGCCGTGGACAGGTTGGGGTCGGAACACTCATCGTGTTTATTGCAATGGTGTTGGTAGCGGCCATCGCTGCTGGTGTTCTCATCAATACTACTGGATTTTTACAGTCAAAATCGGAGACGACAGGCCAGCAGTCGGCAGACCAAGTCTCTGACAGACTGAGTGTGCTGAGTGCGACTGGCACAGTCGGACCTGGTGGTGTTCGATTGGTACCGAAGGAAGAACCGTCTACACTAGATCTCAACGGATCTGATGTCACCACTAATGGTGGATCGGATTATCCAGATTACTTTGAGAAAGGATATCAAATAAACGAAGGACAGACACTCTTTCTTTATATTCCGCATAACGGGGCGTCTGGACGATTAGTCGTTGACGGGACACAATCTCAGTCGTACAATAGCGATACGAATATCAAGATCCGATTCTCCGAGGCTACCGGAGAGAAAATCCAAGTCAAGGATGTCACGAACGGCGAGGTCATCAATACGGTTTCACCACCGGTACGGATGTGGGCACAAATATCCGATGATAGTGCGCTCTACCTAAAAGAGGACAAGTTTATCGATACGGGAAATTCTGATGGTTCAAATGAAGTTGTGATTAGAGACCCGGATCAAGACGAGAGTTATGTAGGCTGGACCATCGAAAAACCGACCGCCAACGTCACAGTACCCGAGACAACTGAACATGTGGGCGCTGCAATTCGGAATGCATCAGTCACGGTGCGACGAAGTCCCGGAAGCAATCAGATTGACCTCCGAAACCTCACTATCCATTATATCAGCGACACAACATCCGCGCGGTTAGTGTACGGTGACGACCAAGCAGCTTCAAGGAATTTCTCAGTAACGCCGCTCTCCGATAATGGGCCGGTGCTTGATGATACAGAGCGAGTCGTCCTCAACGTCAATATCACGGCAATTGAGGGTGAGAACATCCGAGGCCTCCGCCCAGGTACAACCGTCGACTTGCTTTTAGTTACACAACAAGGGGCAAAAACGAGAGTGGCTCTTACCGTTCCAGAAACGCTTTCTGGCGAAGTCTCTGTCACCCTCTAA
- a CDS encoding Gfo/Idh/MocA family protein, protein MTTHDIAFVGTGDQADLKNPNPEGFAMNYYHGEGYERLDDCEMVACADLIPERAAAFADRFDIDDEGVFEDYEAMLAEAEPDIVSISIWPADHADVVLDCARSDSVEAIHCEKPMDLTWGNSRRMAEGCREAGVQLTFNHMRRFKPTWVDARQRIEDGAIGDLERIELAPGNIYDGGTHQIDFATGVAGDRPAEWVIGQVDYREENTWFGAHNENQAHAHWRYENGVDAVVSTGGERSFVPADMRFVGSDGRLEIGPEESDADLRWRTGGEWEEKTVAEGAWTDPIHDAVAHVVDCLESGDQPVIGAENALNSTEIIFGIWESARRRGRVDLPLEIDDNPLEAMVESGDLDPQ, encoded by the coding sequence GTGACCACTCACGACATCGCCTTCGTCGGAACGGGCGATCAGGCGGACCTGAAGAACCCGAACCCGGAGGGGTTCGCGATGAACTACTACCACGGGGAGGGCTACGAGCGGCTCGACGACTGCGAGATGGTCGCCTGCGCCGACCTGATCCCCGAGCGCGCCGCGGCGTTCGCCGACCGCTTCGACATCGACGACGAGGGCGTCTTCGAGGACTACGAGGCGATGCTCGCCGAGGCCGAACCGGACATCGTCTCGATCTCGATATGGCCCGCGGACCACGCCGACGTGGTCCTCGACTGCGCGCGGAGCGACAGCGTCGAGGCGATCCACTGCGAGAAGCCGATGGACCTCACCTGGGGGAACTCCCGGCGGATGGCCGAGGGCTGTCGCGAGGCGGGCGTCCAGCTCACCTTCAACCACATGCGCCGGTTCAAGCCGACGTGGGTCGACGCCCGTCAGCGCATCGAAGACGGCGCCATCGGCGACCTCGAGCGGATCGAACTCGCACCGGGCAACATCTACGACGGCGGCACCCACCAGATCGACTTCGCGACGGGCGTCGCCGGCGACCGCCCCGCCGAGTGGGTCATCGGACAGGTCGACTACCGCGAGGAGAACACGTGGTTCGGCGCCCACAACGAGAACCAGGCCCACGCCCACTGGCGCTACGAGAACGGCGTCGACGCCGTCGTCTCGACCGGCGGCGAGCGGTCGTTCGTCCCCGCGGACATGCGTTTCGTCGGGAGCGACGGCCGCCTCGAAATCGGTCCCGAGGAGTCCGACGCGGACCTGCGCTGGCGGACCGGCGGCGAGTGGGAGGAGAAGACCGTCGCGGAGGGCGCCTGGACCGACCCGATCCACGACGCCGTCGCCCACGTCGTCGACTGTCTGGAATCCGGTGACCAGCCGGTGATCGGCGCCGAGAACGCGCTCAACAGCACCGAGATCATCTTCGGAATCTGGGAATCCGCACGGCGGCGCGGTCGCGTCGACCTCCCGCTTGAGATCGACGACAACCCCCTCGAAGCGATGGTCGAGTCCGGCGACCTGGACCCGCAGTAG
- a CDS encoding aminopeptidase: protein MDERVREHAETLVDWSARIEAGDDVVVSVDEGAHDLAVAVARALGERGANVTTVYASEELQRAYLRAHDGEFDEDPGHELSLYENADSVLSLGGGRNTAGMADVPGERTQRYGRARQGIREARLDTDWVSTVHPTRSLAQQAGMAYAEYEEFVYEATLRDWESLAEEMDRLKGILDDGEEVRIVNEGTDLTLFIDGRTAVNSAASVAYDSHNLPSGEVFTAPYDTAGVVTFDVPMTIRGRDVRDVKLTFKDGVVVDWEAAQGEDVIDEIIQTDGGSRQLGELGIGMNRGIDRPTGRILFDEKMAGTVHLALGRAYDANLPEGESGTDSAVHVDLITDMTGDSRLEVDGEVIQRNGVFRWEESED, encoded by the coding sequence ATGGACGAACGCGTACGCGAACACGCCGAGACGCTGGTCGACTGGAGCGCGCGGATCGAGGCGGGCGACGACGTGGTCGTGTCGGTCGACGAGGGCGCCCACGACCTGGCGGTGGCCGTCGCGCGGGCGCTGGGCGAGCGCGGTGCGAACGTGACGACCGTCTACGCCTCCGAGGAACTCCAGCGGGCCTACCTCCGCGCCCACGACGGCGAGTTCGACGAGGACCCAGGACACGAGTTATCGCTGTACGAAAACGCCGACAGCGTGCTCTCGCTGGGCGGTGGACGCAACACCGCGGGGATGGCCGACGTGCCCGGCGAGCGCACCCAGCGCTACGGCCGCGCACGGCAGGGGATCAGGGAGGCTCGCCTCGATACCGACTGGGTCTCGACCGTCCATCCCACCCGGTCGCTCGCCCAGCAGGCCGGCATGGCCTACGCGGAGTACGAGGAGTTCGTCTACGAGGCCACCCTCCGGGACTGGGAGTCGCTGGCCGAGGAGATGGACCGGTTGAAGGGGATACTGGACGACGGCGAGGAGGTCCGCATCGTCAACGAGGGCACCGACCTGACCCTCTTCATCGACGGCCGCACCGCCGTCAACTCCGCGGCGAGCGTCGCCTACGACTCCCACAACCTCCCTTCGGGCGAGGTGTTCACCGCGCCCTACGACACCGCCGGCGTCGTCACCTTCGACGTGCCGATGACGATCCGCGGTCGCGACGTGCGCGACGTGAAGCTCACGTTCAAGGACGGCGTCGTCGTCGACTGGGAGGCCGCCCAGGGCGAAGACGTGATCGACGAGATCATCCAGACCGACGGCGGCTCGCGCCAGCTGGGCGAACTCGGGATCGGGATGAACCGCGGCATCGACCGCCCGACCGGGCGGATCCTCTTCGACGAGAAGATGGCCGGCACCGTCCACCTCGCCCTGGGTCGCGCCTACGACGCCAACCTCCCGGAGGGCGAATCGGGCACCGACTCCGCCGTCCACGTCGACCTCATCACCGACATGACCGGCGACTCCCGGCTGGAGGTCGACGGCGAGGTGATCCAGCGCAACGGCGTGTTCCGGTGGGAGGAAAGCGAGGACTGA
- a CDS encoding ABC transporter substrate-binding protein codes for MTDFDSDSDATRRAYLTTAAAVLGGSALSGCASDGDSTDTPGDAGGTDEPTATPTATPADPGTATETPAGTQSSVETPYSVSIEPMGSVEFESVPETWIANNGSWADMGIALGLDAPEGVWLTGRYHTQYYDEIPGVSVDKSDIKQLWGDSGVGKEQFYEIDADVHVADPNFLLNRGKWEQSDVDEITEEVAPFFGNSIFSRNYSWHSDYRYYTLMEGFEKLAQVFKRTDRYEAFEAVHDDFQAALAPVVPAARSERPSAAVVWGGGEQPESFYPYTFDEGTSFKHLNDLKVRDALADSDVKDFYSSRGAIDFETLLEVDPEVILLRGQEAKSRSEFEDTVLTFFESHDTASALTAVQNGDVYRAGALYQGPISNLVVTERLATALYDADDELFDRQRVGDIVDGNL; via the coding sequence GTGACCGACTTCGACTCCGACTCCGATGCGACGCGCAGAGCCTATCTGACTACCGCGGCGGCCGTCCTCGGCGGGAGCGCCCTGTCGGGCTGTGCCAGCGACGGCGACTCGACCGACACGCCGGGTGACGCCGGCGGGACCGACGAGCCCACCGCCACACCGACCGCCACGCCGGCCGATCCCGGGACGGCGACCGAGACGCCGGCAGGCACCCAGTCGAGCGTCGAGACGCCGTACTCGGTGTCGATCGAACCGATGGGGAGCGTCGAGTTCGAGTCGGTCCCCGAGACGTGGATCGCGAACAACGGCTCCTGGGCGGACATGGGCATCGCGCTGGGTCTCGACGCGCCGGAGGGCGTCTGGCTCACGGGCCGCTATCACACGCAGTACTACGACGAGATTCCGGGCGTCAGCGTCGACAAGAGCGATATCAAGCAGCTGTGGGGCGACAGCGGCGTCGGCAAGGAGCAGTTCTACGAGATCGACGCCGACGTACACGTCGCCGACCCGAACTTCCTCCTCAACCGCGGGAAGTGGGAGCAGTCCGACGTCGACGAGATCACCGAGGAGGTCGCGCCCTTCTTCGGCAACAGCATCTTCTCGCGGAACTACTCCTGGCACTCCGACTACCGGTACTACACCCTGATGGAGGGCTTCGAGAAGCTCGCGCAGGTGTTCAAGCGGACCGACCGCTACGAGGCCTTCGAGGCCGTTCACGACGACTTCCAGGCCGCGCTCGCGCCGGTCGTGCCGGCGGCCCGGAGCGAACGCCCGTCGGCCGCGGTCGTCTGGGGCGGCGGCGAGCAACCGGAGTCGTTCTACCCGTACACCTTCGACGAGGGGACGAGCTTCAAACACCTCAACGACCTCAAGGTGAGAGACGCGCTCGCCGACTCCGACGTCAAGGACTTCTACAGCAGCCGGGGCGCCATCGACTTCGAGACGCTCCTGGAGGTCGACCCCGAGGTCATCCTGCTCCGCGGGCAGGAAGCCAAGTCCCGGTCGGAGTTCGAGGACACCGTACTCACGTTCTTCGAGAGTCACGACACCGCGAGCGCGCTCACGGCCGTACAGAACGGCGACGTCTACCGCGCCGGCGCCCTCTACCAGGGGCCGATCTCGAACCTCGTCGTCACCGAACGGCTCGCGACGGCGCTCTACGACGCCGACGACGAACTGTTCGACCGCCAGCGCGTCGGCGACATCGTCGACGGGAACCTCTGA
- a CDS encoding FecCD family ABC transporter permease: MVDDVASEGGSEATDSARLGWIDRSLLGLCLGSLALTAAAGLVQVSFGSYSMSVVQAWSAVFDPAVLLDHRWVLNFLLGEGLMRTVTGFGGELPDLATPTLIVWTIRLPRVFVAGLVGANLAVSGAIFQAVTRNELASPFVLGVSSGAGLLILLTLVVFPVLAAALPVIAAAGGMAAFLIVYAIAWKGGTSPVRLVLAGVIVGTVFQSLQTGLFFFADDIGVVQSAIAWTTGSLTGVDWEQVRTALPWSILAIGLSLVGARQLNVLLLGERTASSLGMNVERMRFALSTLGVLAAAASIAVAGIVGFVGLIVPHVVRNIVGSDYRRLVVGCVFAGPALLVAADVGARLAIPVLAGGTGQLPVGIVTGLVGGPYFLYLMRKQEQLGEI; encoded by the coding sequence ATGGTAGACGACGTCGCGTCGGAAGGCGGGTCGGAGGCGACCGACAGCGCCCGCCTCGGGTGGATAGACCGCTCGCTGCTGGGGCTGTGTCTGGGCAGTCTCGCGCTGACCGCGGCCGCGGGGCTCGTGCAGGTGAGCTTCGGGTCGTACTCGATGTCGGTCGTCCAGGCCTGGAGCGCCGTCTTCGACCCGGCGGTCCTGCTCGACCACCGCTGGGTCCTCAACTTCCTGCTCGGCGAGGGGCTGATGCGGACGGTCACGGGCTTCGGCGGCGAGCTCCCCGACCTCGCGACGCCGACGCTCATCGTCTGGACGATCCGCCTGCCGCGGGTGTTCGTCGCCGGGCTCGTCGGCGCGAACCTCGCCGTCTCGGGCGCCATCTTCCAGGCCGTCACCCGGAACGAGCTCGCCAGCCCGTTCGTGCTCGGCGTCTCCTCGGGCGCGGGCCTGCTGATCCTCCTGACGCTGGTGGTCTTTCCGGTGCTGGCGGCGGCGCTGCCCGTCATCGCCGCCGCCGGCGGGATGGCCGCGTTCCTGATCGTCTACGCCATCGCCTGGAAGGGCGGCACCTCGCCGGTGCGGCTGGTGCTGGCGGGCGTCATCGTCGGTACCGTCTTCCAGAGCCTCCAGACCGGACTCTTCTTCTTCGCCGACGACATCGGCGTGGTCCAGTCGGCCATCGCCTGGACCACCGGCTCGCTGACCGGCGTCGACTGGGAGCAGGTCCGGACCGCGCTGCCCTGGTCGATACTCGCTATCGGCCTCTCGCTCGTCGGCGCCCGCCAGCTCAACGTCCTGCTGCTGGGCGAGCGCACCGCCTCCTCGCTCGGCATGAACGTCGAGCGGATGCGGTTCGCCCTCTCGACGCTCGGCGTGCTCGCCGCGGCGGCGTCCATCGCCGTCGCCGGCATCGTCGGCTTCGTCGGCCTGATCGTGCCACACGTGGTCCGCAACATCGTCGGCAGCGACTACCGCCGGCTCGTCGTCGGCTGCGTCTTCGCCGGCCCCGCGCTGCTCGTCGCCGCCGACGTGGGCGCGCGCCTCGCCATCCCCGTCCTCGCGGGCGGGACCGGCCAGCTCCCCGTCGGCATCGTCACCGGCCTCGTGGGCGGTCCGTACTTCCTCTACCTGATGCGCAAGCAGGAGCAACTCGGAGAAATATGA